The Cylindrospermum stagnale PCC 7417 genome segment TCCAACGCTTTACAGGCAATCCAGAGCCAAACGCCGCATTTTTTTAATTCGCCATTTATGCCTAGTTAAAAACAAATATTTTAACTACAAAGATATTCAAACCTTATTTCAAAACAGCTCGTTTAATAAAGCTTTGCCATTAATATTTGTTTGGCAAATTTTAATAATTTCATTTTCCCGGCTAAAATTATTTTTTAGAGCAATAAAATGGACTGGATTAAGTTATTGCATTCTATTATTGTAGCGGTTATTTATGAACAAGCATCCAACCAAAATAATTTGAATTTGAACGCCATTGCCAATTTGGGAATTGGACTTGATAATCTGGTCATAATCACATCTATTCAAGCCAAGACACAACCACTTTTGCTAAATCCTAGACCATTAAAGTCTGTTCATCAATTATTTAACAAACAAATAGCTAAACGCCAAGATAAAACACCTAATTTTTACACCAGAAAAATCCCACAACTTTGTACCAATTCTAAACCTAAAATGAATGATTATCTTGACAAAAATAGCCGATTCATTATTGAGTACTTAGTTGTTAGCAATATCAGCATACTAGTAATTGGTAAAAAATTCAACTGCATACCAAAAATTAATCTTGGCAGTCGGAATGACCAAAATTTTGTGCAGGTGCTGCCAGCCGGATTTGTGGATTTTATTGCTTATAAAGCGGGAGGGGAGAGGGTTAATTTTATTCAACAAGAGGAGTCATCCACTTTTCACTCTAATTTTTGTGTGGTGATGGCATTCCAGTTTATAATTTCAAAGCCAAAGCTGAATATCAATTCAGCAACCAGCAAATTTCCCCTTGAACTGTACTGTTATGCTTGTGGTGTAGTTCTCTTGATCCACGTGAATGGGTTTTGCAACATTATGAAAAGGGCAATCCCTAATGCTTTTGCAAA includes the following:
- a CDS encoding transposase → MDWIKLLHSIIVAVIYEQASNQNNLNLNAIANLGIGLDNLVIITSIQAKTQPLLLNPRPLKSVHQLFNKQIAKRQDKTPNFYTRKIPQLCTNSKPKMNDYLDKNSRFIIEYLVVSNISILVIGKKFNCIPKINLGSRNDQNFVQVLPAGFVDFIAYKAGGERVNFIQQEESSTFHSNFCVVMAFQFIISKPKLNINSATSKFPLELYCYACGVVLLIHVNGFCNIMKRAIPNAFAKGIGAVVVQQIRITPGQLVA